The Brevundimonas vesicularis genome includes the window TCGCCAGCACCAGAGCCAGCAGCGTCAGCAGATTCAGCGAAAAGCCCAGCGGCGCCAAGACGATGAAGGTCGCCAGCAGACAGATCGGCGCCACGATGGACGGGATCAGCGCCGCCCGCAGGCTGCCCAGGAAGATGAAGTTCACCAGGGCCACCAAGGCCATCGAGATGCCGATGGTGATCCAGACCTCGTCGATGGCGTGAGAGGTGAAGACCGAGTTGTCGGATCCGACCTCGATGGTCACGCCCGGCGGCAAGGTCGGCCGGATTTCCTCGATCATCTTGTGGACACCGTCCGAGATGGCGAGGTCGTTGGATTGCGCCTGACGGGTCACGGCCAAGCCGATCTGGTCCATGCCGTTGCCGCGGAACAGACGACGATCTTCTTCCGGCGCCTCCTCGACGCGGGCGATGTCGCCCAGGCGCGTCACATAGGTGGGCTGCCCCTGGATGATGGCCGACGATCCGCTGCCCGTTCCTGTGGCGACTGTCGCCGAGGTCGAGGCCGAGCCGCGCGTGCCGATGGGCAGTTGGCGGAAGTCCTCCGGCAGGGCGTAGGTGCGCGCCACGCGGACGGTGTAGTCCTTGTCCGTCGATTCCAGCGACCCGGCGGGCAGTTCGACGTTCTGGTTCGTCAGGGCCGTCTCGACGTCGTTGACCGTCAGGCCTCGCGCCGCCATGGCGGCGGAATCCAGCCAGATGCGCATCGAGTAGCGCTGCTCGCCATAGATGTTGACCTGGGCCACGCCGGGCACCGTCGCCATCCGGTCGATCAGATATCGGTCAGCGTAATCGGTCAGCTGAAGCCGGTTCATGCTGGTCGAGCGAAGGAAGACGATGATGATCGGCTGGCTGTCGGAATCGGCCTTGGCGACCTCCGGCGGATCGGCCTGATCCGGCAGGCGGCCGACTACGCGGCTGACGCGGTCGCGCACGTCGTTGGCGGCGTCGTCGATATTGCGGTCCAGCGAGAACTCGATGTTCACATTGGAGCGTCCGTCGCGGCTGGTCGAGTTGATTCGTTCGACGCCCTGGATGCCGGCGATCTGCTGCTCCACCGGCTCGGTGATGCGGCTCTCGATGACCTCGGCCGAGGCGCCGGCGTAGCTGGTGTTGACCGAGACGATGGGCGGATCGACGTCCGGCAGTTCGCGCACGGGCAGGAAGAAGAAGGCTGCGGCGCCGATGACGCACAGCACAATGGCCGCGACGGCCGCGAAGACGGGCCGCCGGACCGAAACGTCGGACAGCATCATTTGGCGGCGCTCGACTTGCGACCCTGGCCGCCCACGCTGACCGGCGCGCCCGGCTGAATACGGTTCAGGCCCGATCCGACGATGCGGTCGCCCGCCTCGATGCCGGACAGGATCTCAACAAAGCCGCTCTCGACGGCCCCGGTCTCGACCTCGACCCGCTGAGCGGTGGAGCCGTTCTGCCCGGGCGCGATACGATAGACGAAGGCGCCGGCGCCTTCGTATTGCACGGCCGACTCGGGCACGGCGGCGCTATGACGATGGCCCTGCTGGACCGCGACACGCATCAGCATGCCGGGACGGATGCGACCGCCGGGGTTGGGGAACTCCGCGCGCGCGGTTGCGGCGCGGGTCATTTCGTTGACGCGCGTGTCGATCAAGGCGATCCGGCCCGTGAACGGCTCGTCGCCATAGGCGTCTGCCGTCGCGGTCAACTGTGCGCCAGGACGCAGCAGGTTCAGATAGCGCTCAGGCAAGGGGAAATCGACGCGGATCGTCGAGGTGTCGTCCAGCGTCGTGATCACCGCGCCTGGGTTGATCAGCGTGCCGGGCGTCACCGTGGTCAGACCGACACGGCCGGAGAAGGGAGCCCGGATCACCCGGTCGCCGCGACGCGCCTGGGCCGCCTGCAGCGACGCCTGGGCGGTTTCGAGCGCGGTCTCGGCCTGTTCCAGCATGACCTGGGGCGCGACGCCCCGGTCGGCCAAGGCCTTGTAACGATCGTATTCACGCTGGGCCTGATTGACGTTGGCGCGGGCCTCGATGATGGCCGCGTCTTCCTCGCGCGCCTGAAGCTCGACCAGCGGCGCACCGGCCGAGACATACTGGCCGTCCGCGAACAGGACGCGGGTGATCAGTTCGGTGGTCGAGGAGGTGACGTTCACCGACCGCTCGCCGCGCGCCACGCCCAAAACGCGAACCTGATCGGAGAAGGGTCGCTGCGCCACGACGGCCTCGGACACCTGCTGCGCTCCGCGTCCGCGACCGCCGCCCGGCCCTGCCGCCTTCTTTTCATCTCCCGCGGAGAATTTGACGATGGCGGCGACGACCATCAGGGCAAGCAAGACAGCGGCGGCGACGAGGAAGAAGTGACGTTTGATCACGCGGGGGTCTCTCGGTCAGGGGGACGCCGCATGCATTACCGGGTAATGAAGTGCGCGCAATGTTACGTATCAGTAACGTGCCGGATCACATTTTCCGTCGCAGAAATCTTCCCTAAAATCTTCGCCAGATCGCAAGAACGGGCCCGCGGCTGATGGGAATCTCCTGGCCTGCGACGGTTTGTCTCCATCCGGCCTGCATGCTCCACGCACCGAAATCGCGCACGACTGAGGCTTCCAGCGACAGCCAGCGTGCGCCGCCGTCGGCCGCGCCGCCGAACGCCTGACCCAGCACCATCCAATCCTCGCCGATCCGGGCGCCCGCCGTGGCGTCGATGCGGGTTTCATCCGGCAGGCCGTCGCGAAGACGGCGTGCGGCCTGAAGCTCGACGAATGCGCCGTCCATTCCCCAGCGCTCGCCCATAGGGCCGAGGGACCGGCCAACCGAGACTCGCGCTTCCCAATCGTGATCGCCGACGCCCGGCGCGGCATAGCCGGCATTGCGCCCCTCCCCGGCCTGGGTATAGCCGCCGTAAAGGCTGACGGCGTTGCGGTCGTCGCGCCAGACCTGCCAGGTTGCGCCGATCTCGATGGGGCCGCGCCCGCTGTAATCAACGAAGGCGTCCTCGCCGTCCTGCCAGTCTGCCTTCAGCTGGAGCGTCAGGCGATCCGCCACGCCGTATTCGGCGAACAGTCCCAAGGTCGCGTCGCGCCGCCGGCCAGGCAGGTCGCGTTCCTCGCCAGCAGCGTCGAAGCCTGTGTCGGCGCTCAGCCGCTCGTATTTGACGATGGCCTGGCCCTTGCCCTTCGGCTGCGTCCAGGCGCCGGCGAGAGCTTGGGTCGGCGTCAGCGCCGCGAGGATCAGCGCCCCCGCGACGAAGGGATTTAGGCGTCGTAGCCCGGCGACTTGCGATCCAGCTGACGCAGCGCGCCCGGCCAGGCCAGAGACGAGATGAAGCCGATGCCGCGCCCCTGCTCCTTGGTTTCGGCCTGCGCCTCGTCCGGCGCCAACAAGATGTGCTCGCGTCCGCCGGACAGAGCCGCAACCTGCTGCGCGCAGGCCCGCTCCAGGAAGAAGATGCCGATCCATGCTTGAGCCGCCGTTTCCCCGACCGCCAGCGTGCCGTGGTTTCGCAGCAGCATCAGCGGTTTGTCCCCCAGGTCGGCGACCAGACGTTCGCGTTCGTCATGGTTCAGGGCCAACCCCTCATATCCATGATACGCAACCTGATGCTGTAGTAAACACGCGTTCTGACTGACGGGGAGCAACCCTTCGGCCTGAGCGGCGACGCCCACGCCGTTCACTGTATGTAGATGGATGACGAACTTGGCGTCTTCGCGCGCGGCATGGACGGCCGAGTGGATGGTGAAGCCCGCCGGATTGATGAAATAGGGCGTGTCCTGGACGATGTTCCCTTCCAGATCGACCTTCACCAGCGACGAGGCCGTAATCTCGTCGAAGTAGAAGCCGTAGGGATTGATCAGAAAATGATGCTCCGGCCCGGGCACGCGCGCCGAGATATGGGTGAAGATCATGTCGTCCCAACCGTTCAAGGCGACCAGCCGATAGAGGGCCGCCAGCTCGACACGGACCTGCCATTCGGCTTCGGACACGCGCGACTTGATCGAGGGACTGGTTCCGTCCGCCATGATTTCCTCCTGCCTCTGGATGGGCTTTTACAAACCGTCACCCCGCGCGGTCGCGTCGTCAAGCCGACAAGGCCGCCGTTGACGTGACGTCACCCCCTGCGGCGGCCTTGCTTAACCCGGTCTTCATCACGCAAGCATATGGTTAAGCATCGTCGCCGGTTCGGGGAGCCGCCTTGTCTGTCGTTCAACTGGAGCCGCCCCGCGACGCCTGGGACGACCGGACTGTGTCTGAGCTTCTGGCGCTGGCCAGCAGCCGTTCGGCCGACGACCGTCAGCGCCTGCTGCTGAAGGTCACCGCGCTCTGTGAATCCAATCCGCCGCCGCCCAAGGTCGCGCCGCTGCTCAGCGACATTTTCCTCGCTCTGACAGCCCAGGCCGAGCAGGATATTCGCCTAGCCCTGTCCGAACGGATCGCGGGCGTCGATTGGGCGCCGCCTGCCCTGGTCAATATGCTGGCGCTGGATGAGATCGAGATCGCCCGCCCGGTAATCACCTCCAGCCCGCTTCTACAAAACGCCGACCTGATACGCCTGCTGATCGAGGCGACGCTGGAGCATCAGATCGCCGTCGCCCGTCGTCCGCAGCTGGCGCGACCGGTCGTGGACACAATCGTCGATCGCGCCGAACCCGTCACCATGACGGCGCTGGCGTCCAATCGCACGGCGGACATTAGCGAAGACGCCATGCGCAAGCTGGTCGATCACTCGCGCCGCATCGCGGGCCTGCGGGCGCCGTTGACGCGTCACCCCAGGCTGAACGAACAACTGGCGCAGCAGCTTTATCAATGGGTCGGCCAGGCTCTGCGCCAGTCGATCGGCGAACGCTTCCGCATCGACGACGCCCAGTTGAACGCGGCGGTTCAGGACGCGGCGGCGAAGGCCGTCGGCAGCCCGGAGTGGCGCGCCATGTCCGCCCGGATGACCGAAGATCGCA containing:
- a CDS encoding class II aldolase/adducin family protein; amino-acid sequence: MADGTSPSIKSRVSEAEWQVRVELAALYRLVALNGWDDMIFTHISARVPGPEHHFLINPYGFYFDEITASSLVKVDLEGNIVQDTPYFINPAGFTIHSAVHAAREDAKFVIHLHTVNGVGVAAQAEGLLPVSQNACLLQHQVAYHGYEGLALNHDERERLVADLGDKPLMLLRNHGTLAVGETAAQAWIGIFFLERACAQQVAALSGGREHILLAPDEAQAETKEQGRGIGFISSLAWPGALRQLDRKSPGYDA
- a CDS encoding efflux RND transporter periplasmic adaptor subunit; this encodes MIKRHFFLVAAAVLLALMVVAAIVKFSAGDEKKAAGPGGGRGRGAQQVSEAVVAQRPFSDQVRVLGVARGERSVNVTSSTTELITRVLFADGQYVSAGAPLVELQAREEDAAIIEARANVNQAQREYDRYKALADRGVAPQVMLEQAETALETAQASLQAAQARRGDRVIRAPFSGRVGLTTVTPGTLINPGAVITTLDDTSTIRVDFPLPERYLNLLRPGAQLTATADAYGDEPFTGRIALIDTRVNEMTRAATARAEFPNPGGRIRPGMLMRVAVQQGHRHSAAVPESAVQYEGAGAFVYRIAPGQNGSTAQRVEVETGAVESGFVEILSGIEAGDRIVGSGLNRIQPGAPVSVGGQGRKSSAAK
- a CDS encoding DUF2336 domain-containing protein, whose product is MSVVQLEPPRDAWDDRTVSELLALASSRSADDRQRLLLKVTALCESNPPPPKVAPLLSDIFLALTAQAEQDIRLALSERIAGVDWAPPALVNMLALDEIEIARPVITSSPLLQNADLIRLLIEATLEHQIAVARRPQLARPVVDTIVDRAEPVTMTALASNRTADISEDAMRKLVDHSRRIAGLRAPLTRHPRLNEQLAQQLYQWVGQALRQSIGERFRIDDAQLNAAVQDAAAKAVGSPEWRAMSARMTEDRTRTYAERRLVEKLQSAGQLRPGLLVRALREQRFELFEQTLAVLGGFSEAQVHHAIRAPTAEPLYLACIAVGVDKAVFASLLVEVRKLSGGMPADGGWKAAPMSAHAASRAFHQMMHKPATV